In bacterium YEK0313, one genomic interval encodes:
- the bdbD_1 gene encoding Disulfide bond formation protein D precursor, whose amino-acid sequence MPLTRRGLGVAGAAFAAGLAGTARAAFGQAAAETVDVTKLMQPGPLGDCVLGAPDAPVTVVEYASVTCPHCARFHTATLPGLKDKYIDRGHMRLVFREFPLNQLDVAAYIFARCTLGAGRALGNQERYFVYLEALFRRQREWATATNPIVALADIAAEAGYARGDLEQCLRDQAILDAVLHSRDRAVSQFGVNSTPTFFVNGRRATGSDADLAALIGTLL is encoded by the coding sequence ATGCCCTTGACCCGACGCGGCCTCGGCGTGGCCGGAGCGGCCTTTGCCGCGGGACTGGCCGGCACGGCACGGGCGGCCTTCGGCCAGGCAGCGGCGGAAACGGTCGACGTCACAAAGCTGATGCAGCCCGGCCCCTTGGGCGATTGCGTGCTCGGCGCGCCCGATGCCCCGGTGACGGTGGTCGAATATGCCTCCGTCACCTGTCCGCACTGCGCGCGGTTCCACACCGCCACCCTGCCGGGCCTGAAGGACAAATATATCGACCGGGGCCACATGCGCCTGGTGTTCCGCGAGTTCCCGCTGAACCAGCTCGACGTCGCCGCCTATATCTTCGCGCGCTGCACGCTCGGCGCCGGCCGGGCGCTCGGCAATCAGGAGCGCTATTTCGTCTATCTGGAGGCGCTGTTCCGCCGGCAGCGCGAGTGGGCGACCGCGACCAATCCGATCGTCGCCCTCGCCGACATCGCCGCCGAAGCCGGCTATGCGCGGGGCGATCTCGAACAGTGCCTCAGGGACCAGGCGATCCTCGATGCCGTGCTGCACAGCCGCGACCGGGCGGTGAGCCAGTTCGGCGTCAACTCGACGCCGACCTTCTTCGTCAACGGCCGGCGGGCGACCGGTTCCGACGCCGATCTCGCCGCGCTGATCGGCACGCTCTTGTGA